The Mytilus galloprovincialis chromosome 4, xbMytGall1.hap1.1, whole genome shotgun sequence genome contains a region encoding:
- the LOC143071604 gene encoding DNA-directed RNA polymerase III subunit RPC7-like, protein MAGRGRGRGRTVSFNVEALGINKGEVPIGPVLQPPPLFPPQEFKPVPLKQSEDYEYICALKKEFIGFMKKSPYYIQSKEKRKDIDRYSDKYQSGQDTLGQWNPDWRMFPDELKPAEKKVRKFGGSKPIKPNIPASKKSKTSEKEISKTLEKLEKKEAAMTDKEGEEEEEEEGANPEKKTEEDLDLDIDEEIDEEEETDYILTYFDNGETYGDDDDDDDGDGPIY, encoded by the exons ATGGCAGGCCGAGGCAGAGGTAGAGGAAGAACTGTATCCTTCAATGTAGAAGCTCTGGGAATCAACAAGGGAGAAGTACCCATAGGGCCTGTTCTTCAACCGCCACCGCTCTTCCCG CCACAAGAATTCAAACCAGTACCACTGAAACAAAGTGAAGACTATGAATATATTTGTGCCTTGAAGAAAGAGTTCATAGGTTTTATGAAAAAGTCCCCATACTACATACAATCCAAAGAGAAAAGGAAAGATATTGATAGATATTCAGATAAATATCAATCAGGACAAGACACATTGGGACAATGGAATCCAG ATTGGAGAATGTTTCCAGATGAATTGAAGCCTGCAGAGAAGAAAGTTCGTAAATTTGGTGGCAGTAAACCTATAAAACCAAATATTCCAGCCTCTAAAAAGTCAAAGACATCAGAAAAAGAAATATCAAAAACTTTGGAG AAACTGGAGAAAAAAGAAGCTGCCATGACAGATAAAGAAggagaggaagaagaggaagaggaagGAGCAAACCCAGAAAAGAAAACAGAGGAGGATCTAGACCTTGATATTGATGAGGAAATAGATGAAGAAGAG GAAACTGATTATATATTGACGTACTTCGACAATGGAGAAACATatggtgatgatgatgacgatgatgatggtGATGGCCCAATATATTGA
- the LOC143071605 gene encoding lysM and putative peptidoglycan-binding domain-containing protein 3-like yields MSRGYARPNDRGSLIKKNEDYPYAQVQNVKKSRVYVFGDADLEEDEIVEYEMSEMRSRNQQTKKNKQKKEPLLFDRKITDGDTLQSLSLQFGCPVAELKRVNNFITDQDFYSRRSIKIPVKQYSFLTEMLDKQKEEEEDNKITNGMTIVDETEENVGFMGSSETDNDSLHDLSDPETQRQVIRTISINDTFRSQSKEAKEFLKNMDKDLSKIRKTRGDNSSLDEVVSLLTSRRIQPFPKKPAAVNWVDCGVRWWTIVLVIIVVAILVPLVILVYYELRSKS; encoded by the exons ATGAGTAGAGGTTATGCAAGACCAAACGACCGGGGAtctctcattaaaaaaaatgaagattatcCATATGCACAAgtccaaaatgttaaaaaatcccgGGTCTACGTATTTGGCGATGCAGACCTCGAGGAGGATGAGATCGTTGAATATGAAATGTCTGAAATGCGATCCAGGAACCAACAAACTAAAAAgaacaaacagaaaaaagaaCCACTTTTGTTTGATAGGAAAATCACTGATGGAGACACGTTACAAAGTCTTTCCTTACAGTTTGGATGTCCG GTAGCTGAATTGAAGAGGGTGAATAACTTTATTACAGACCAAGACTTTTATAGCCGTCGTTCAATTAAAATCCCAGTGAAACAGTACTCATTTTTAACAGAAATGCTGGACAAACaaaaagaggaagaagaagatAATAAGATTACAAATGGAATGACTATTGTTGATGAAACGGAAGAGAATGTTGGCTTTATGGGATCATCTGAAACAGATAATGATTCTTTACATGACCTTAGTGACCCAGAAACTCAGCGTCAAGTCATTAGAACTATTAGCATTAATGACACTTTTCGTAGCCAGTCAAAAGAAGCCAAAGAATTCTTGAAAAATATGGACAAAGATTTATCTAAAATACGAAAAACAAGAGGTGACAATAGTTCATTAGACGAAGTTGTGTCATTACTTACTAGTCGACGAATACAACCTTTTCCTAAAAAACCTGCAGCGGTCAACTGGGTAGACTGTGGTGTTCGATGGTGGACTATTGTTTTAGTGATTATTGTTGTGGCTATTCTGGTTCCTTTAGTTATATTAGTTTATTATGAGTTAAGAAGCAAGTCTTGA